A single region of the Plutella xylostella chromosome 26, ilPluXylo3.1, whole genome shotgun sequence genome encodes:
- the LOC119694165 gene encoding protein ALP1-like produces MEPLTAVVLWLAYRRWKRRKRRESRRFNVHPILRDRMTQSMFITLYPKLREHNEKFFNYFRMSVTSFDDLLKLIQDDLTPNRIYVLKDTVSAEEKLVITLRYLATGCYFADLHYAYRLGKSTIIEIVQKTCYVIWLKLQNIVMREPTKAEWEEISKQFQKYTHFPNCIGAVDGKHFRIIKPDHSGSLFYNYKNYFSTVLLAVCDANYCFISVDIGAYGKSSDSTIFKDSVLYKKLVDKTLDIPDPKPISQTDTTPLPHVIVGDEAFGLSENVMRPYCGKSLTTKKRIFNYRLSRARRYIECSFGILVNKWRIFHRPLNVDIEFAENIIKACCVLHNYVRLRDGYRYDDTLYETSLNSLNCEAVRPNARSKNIRDRFADYFVNEGKIPWQDKMV; encoded by the exons ATGGAGCCTCTCACAGCGGTTGTGTTGTGGCTTGCGTACCGTCGATGGAAACGTCGTAAACGTAGAGAAAGTCGAAGATTTAACGTGCATCCAATTCTACGAGACAGAATGACGCAAAGTATGTTTATAACATTATACCCAAAGCTGAGAGAACACAACGAAAAGTTTTTCAATTACTTCCGGATGTCAGTAACATCGTTCGATGATTTGCTAAAACTTATACAAGATGATTTGACACCCAACAGAATCTATGTGCTAAAGGATACTGTTTCTGCCGAAGAAAAACTCGTGATTACTTTgag atattTGGCTACAGGATGTTATTTTGCGGACTTGCATTATGCCTACAGATTGGGAAAGTCGACAATTATCGAAATAGTACAGAAAACTTGTTACGTCATATGGCTAAAACTGCAAAATATAGTGATGAGAGAACCTACGAAAGCAGAATGGGAAGAGATTTCAAAACAATTCCAAAAGTATACACATTTTCCAAATTGTATCGGCGCCGTAGATGGCAAGCATTTCCGTATCATAAAGCCTGACCATTCTGGGTctcttttctataactataagaattatttttcaaCTGTTTTATTGGCTGTATGCGAtgcaaattattgttttatttctgtaGATATCGGCGCATATGGCAAAAGTAGTGACTCCACAATTTTCAAAGACTCcgttttgtataaaaaacttGTCGACAAAACTTTAGATATTCCAGACCCAAAGCCAATATCGCAAACAGATACAACTCCCTTGCCACACGTGATTGTAGGTGATGAGGCGTTTGGTCTATCTGAAAACGTAATGCGCCCTTATTGCGGTAAATCTCTAACAaccaaaaaaagaattttcaactATCGCCTATCCAGAGCCCGGCGTTACATTGAATGTTCCTTTGGTATTTTGGTAAATAAATGGAGAATATTTCATAGACCATTAAATGTTGACATTGAGTTTGCAGAAAACATCATTAAAGCTTGTTGTGTCCTTCATAATTACGTAAGGTTAAGAGATGGTTATAGATATGATGACACTCTGTACGAAACTTCCCTAAATAGTTTGAACTGTGAGGCAGTGAGGCCTAATGCGAGATCTAAGAATATAAGAGACAGATTCGctgattattttgtaaatgaaGGGAAAATCCCTTGGCAAGACAAGATGGTATAG
- the LOC119694166 gene encoding uncharacterized protein LOC119694166 produces the protein MERDNFDTELLIEEVEKRIAIWDMESADYANRLIKRRNWEEIVEIFCEAGDSDEKKKTLGMLLQKKWKGLRDGFVREMKRIKTTPSGSKASKNKYIYFERLMFLERSTRNKTTDSNIVSSPAAPEEQDISGDGEDVMRPPVSQPKKKKKMNAADEEFLAIISKNLAPRNQPQTSESDDDKLFCLSLHKELIKVPEEMRLQAKIDLMNVLQKAQRAPCHSPSHYIPSPAPSPQYNHQAGMTHRGQRGFFNDTGYNETDPSASSFSRYCTGQRNSQSNPSPASNYNNPSPASNYNNPSPASNYNNPSPASNYNNPSPASTQDSQESELMELYRDC, from the exons ATGGAGCGCGATAACTTCGACACCGAACTTTTAATTGAAGAAGTTGAAAAGAGAATAGCCATATGGGATATGGAATCTGCTGATTACGCAAATAGACTCATTAAACGTAGGAATTGGGAAGAAATAGTCGAAATTTTTTGCGAAGCTGGTGATTCCgacgaaaagaaaaaaacgtTGG gaATGTTATTGCAAAAGAAGTGGAAAGGATTGCGTGATGGCTTTGTCAGAGAAATGAAAAGGATAAAAACCACACCGTCTGGATCAAAAGCcagcaaaaataaatatatatattttgaacGTTTGATGTTCCTCGAACGATCGACACGCAATAAAACTACTGATAGCAACATCGTTTCCTCGCCTGCTGCACCTGAAGAACAAGACATTTCTGGCGACGGGGAAGATGTTATGAGACCTCCAGTTAGCCAgccgaaaaagaaaaaaaaaatgaacgCAGCCGATGAGGAATTTCTTGCCATTATAAGCAAAAATTTAGCACCTAGAAATCAGCCACAAACATCGGagtctgatgatgataaactATTTTGTTTGTCACTGCATAAGGAGCTTATTAAAGTACCTGAAGAAATGAGGCTTCAAGCTAAAATTGATTTAATGAATGTGCTCCAAAAAGCTCAACGAGCCCCATGTCATTCACCTTCACATTATATTCCTTCACCTGCACCTTCACCACAATATAATCACCAAGCAGGAATGACACACCGCGGACAAAGAGGATTTTTTAACGATACAGGATATAACGAAACAGACCCTTCAGCATCTTCGTTTTCACGTTATTGCACTGGACAACGCAATTCCCAATCTAACCCATCACCGGCGTCTAACTACAATAACCCATCACCGGCGTCTAACTACAATAACCCATCACCGGCGTCTAACTACAATAACCCATCACCGGCGTCTAACTACAATAACCCATCACCGGCGTCTACTCAAGATTCCCAAGAGAGTGAATTGATGGAGCTATACCGAGATTGTTAA